The genomic window CCGAGTGGCTCGACGTCCCCGAGGAGTTCCTGCAGCCACGGGAGTGGCACATCCGCCGTCCCGTCCCCGAGCGATCGCCGCTCGAGCGGGCCGTCGCCGCCATCCGCTCCGCGAAGCGTCCCGTCATCGTCGCCGGCGGGGGAGTGCTCTACTCGGGTGCCGAGCAGCAGCTCGACGCCTTCGCCCGCACGACGGGGATCCCCGTCGGGACCACGCAGGCCGGCGGCGGATCACTCGTCTGGGACCACCCCCAGTACCTCGGCGGCATCGGCGCCACCGGCACGACCGCCGCGAACCGCATCGCCGCCGAGGCGGACGTCGTCATCGGCATCGGCACCCGGTACAGCGACTTCACCACCGCCTCCCGCACTGCCTTCCAGGGCGAGGGCGTGCAGTTCGTGAACGTCAACATCGCCTCCTTCGACGCCTACAAGCACGGCTCGCAGCTGCCCGTCGTGGCCGACGCCCGCGAGGCGCTCGACGCCTTCGGCGCAGCACTCGCCGAGTACACGGTCCCCGACGAGCACTCGACACGCGTCGCCGCCGAGAAGGCCGCGTGGGACGACCTGGTCGACGAGGCGTTCCTGCCGTCCGGGCTCGCCCTGCCCGGTCAGCCGGAGATCATCGGCGCCGTCCAGGCGGCCAGCGACCCCACCGACGTCGTCGTCCAGGCAGCCGGGTCGCTCCCCGGCGACCTGCACAAGCTCTGGCGCGTCCGCGACCCGCTCGGCTACCACGTCGAGTACGCGTTCTCGTGCATGGGCTACGAGATCGCCGGCGGCCTCGGCGTCAAGCGGGGCGCACCCGACCGCGACGTGATCGTGATGATCGGCGACGGCTCGTACCTCATGCTCCACACCGAGCTCGTCACCGCCGTCGCCGAGGGCATCAAGATCATCGTCGTGCTCGTCCAGAACCACGGCTACGCCTCGATCGGGCACCTGTCAGAGACGGTCGGCGCCGACCGCTTCGGCACCCTCTACCGCAAGCTCGACCCCGACGCCCTCGACTTCCAGGGCACAGAGGTCCTCCCGGTCGACCTGGCGATGAACGCCCGCAGCTACGGGGTCGACGTCATCGAGGTCGAGCCCACCGAGAACTCCGTCGCCGACCTCACCGCCGCGCTCGCCACGGCTAAGGCGTCGCCGACGAGCACCCTCATCCACATCAACAGCGACCCGCTCGTCTACGCCCCCGACGGCGAGGGCTGGTGGGACGTCCCCGTCGCCCAGGTCTCCACCCTCGAGGCGACCGAGGAGGCGCTCGCCGACTACCGCGAGCACCGGTCGTCCCAGCGCCCGCTCCTCGGCTGACTCCCTCACCTCGACCTCACGACACGCTCACGAAAGGCACTGCCGCCATGACCGACACCGTCACCGATCCCGACGCCACACCCGTCGAGACCTCCTCCGCGTCGAACGACCGCGGGCTGCGCATCGGCACCGCCCCCGACTCGTGGGGGGTGTGGTTCCCCGAGCACCCCAGCCAGATCCCGTGGCCGCGGTTCCTCGACGAGGTGCAGCAGGCCGGGTACCGGTGGATCGAGCTGGGCCCCTACGGCTACCTCCCCACCGACCCCCACCAGCTCGAGGACGAACTCGGCAAGCGCGACCTGCTGCTGTCGGCCGGGACCGTCTTCACCGGCTTCCACAAGGGCGACGACCAGTGGCAGCGCGCCTGGGACCAGGCGCTCGCCGTCGCGGGGCTGGCCTCGGCGCTCGGCGCCGAGCACCTGGTCGTCATCCCCGACCTCTGGCGCAGCGACGCCACCACCGAGGTCCTCGAGGCCCGCACCCTCACCGACGACCAGTGGTCGGCGCTCGGCGCCGGACACGACAAGCTCGGCAAGGCGCTGCTCGAGGAGTTCGGGGTCAAGCAGCAGTTCCACACCCACGCCGACAGCCACGTGGGGACCTACCAGGAGACCGAGCGGTTCCTTGCCGAGACCGACTCCCGCTACACGAACCTCTGCCTCGACACCGGCCACTTCGCCTACTACGGCGGAGACAACGTCCGCCTCATCGAGGCCCACCCCGACCGGATCGGCTACCTGCACCTCAAGCAGGTCGACTCCGATCTCCGCTTCACCGTCTTGAAGAACGACGTGCCCTTCGGCGACGCCGTCGCGATGGGCGTGATGGTCGAGCCGCCGAAGGGAGTGCCCGAGCTGGCGCCCGTGCTCGAGGCCGTGAGCCGGATCGACCCCGACATCTTCGCCATCGTCGAGCAGGACATGTTCCCGGTGGAGTCGATCGACCTGCCCCTCGGCATCGCCACCCGCACCCGCGAGCACATCTTCAGCTGCTCGCCCCGCGCCCGCCTCGTCTGACGACACCGCCCCCGAAGAGAGAACTGCCATGACCTCCACCTCCCAGGACCTCCGCGTCGCCGTCGTCGGCGCCGGCATGATGGGCGCCGACCACGTCGCCCGCATCACCTCGACCATCAGCGGCGCCACGGTCGTCGCCGTCGTCGACCCCGACACCGCACGAGCGACCGCCGCCGCGGCGACCGCGCCGGGCGCCGTCACGGCCGCCGACTTCGAGGAGGCCCTCGCCACGACCGAGATCGACGCGGTCATAATCGCGACGCCCGGCTTCCTCCACGAGGCCGTGCTGATGCCCGCCCTCGAGCGGGGACTCGCGATCCTCTGCGAGAAGCCCCTCACGACCGACGAGGCGGCCTCGTTGCGCGTCCTCGAGGCGGAGCAGGCGCTCGACCGGCCCCACATCCAGGTCGGGTTCATGCGCCGCTTCGACCAGGGCTACCAGGACCTCCGCGCCCTCGTCGCCTCCGGCGACAACGGAGCCCTGCTCGCCCTGCACTGCGCCCACCGCAACGCGACGACCCCGCCGAGCTACTCGGAGGAGATGCTGATCCTCGACTCCGTCATCCACGAGATCGACGCCGTCCCCTTCATCGCCGGCGAGCCGATCGTCGCCGTCGAGGTCAAGAAGCCCCGCCGCAACTCGCTGGCGCCCGACGGGCTCCGCGACCCGCAGTTCGTCCTCCTCGAGACCGCGTCGGGCACTCTGGCCGTCGTCGAGATCAACGTCAACATCCAGTTCGGCTACCAGGTCACGACCGACGCCGTGTTCGAGAGCGGCGTCGCCTCGATCGGTCGTGAGTCGGGCCTGCAGCTGACGAACGCCGGCCGCACCGGGCACGCAGTCTCGCCGACCTTCAAGGAGCGCTTCGGCGCCGCCTACGACACGCAGGTGCAGCGGTGGGTCGACGCGGCCCGCCGAGGCACGATCGACGGCCCGAGCGCCTGGGACGGCTACCTCGCCAGCGTGGTCGCGACCGCAGGCGTGGAGGCCCAGAAGACCGGTCGCCGTGTCGAGGTCGACTACGCGATGGCCAAGCCGGCCTTCTACGACCTGGACGCCCGCGTCGACGCCGTCCCGACGGAGGCGTGACCGATGGTGAAGATCGCTCTCGATCCGACGCCGCTGCACCACAGCCACTCGCTGCTCGAGATCCCGGCGAAGGTCCGCGAGCTGGGCTACGACCACCTGCAGCTGACGCCGCACGCCGACTTCATCCCCTTCTTCCGGCACCCGAAGGCCGACGACGACCTGGTCGACGCCTTCGCGGCCGCCTGCCGCGACGCCGACGTGCAGATCGCGTCGGTGCTGCCCGTGCTCCGTTGGTCAGGACCCGACGAGGAGTCGCGCCGAGCGGCGGTCAAGCAGTGGAAGCGCGTCCTCGAGATCACCGCGCGACTCGGCGTCGGCGTCGTCAACACCGAGTTCAGCGGACGCCCCGAGCTGCAGGAAGAGTCGGAGCGACAGTTCTACTGGTCGATGGAGGAGCTGCTCCCGATCATCGAGCGCGAGGGGATCCAGGTCTTCATCGACCCGCACCCCGACGACTTCGTCGAGGACGGCCTCGAGGCGCTCCGCGTCATCCGCGGGCTGAATTCCTCCCACGTCGGCCTCGCCTACGTGGCCTGCCACACGTTCCACTACGGCGGCAACACGGCCGAGATCATGGCGGCCGCAGGTCAGTCGCTCGGGCTCGTCCACATCGCCGACACCTTCGACCACCACCGGTCGCACGGCCTGCGCTACATCACGAACCCGCCCGGCAACGCCGCCCGCGTGCACCAGCACCTCAGGATCGGCGACGGCGACGTCGACTGGGACGGCTTCTTCGGCGGTCTCGGCAAGCTCGGGTTCCTCGACCGCGACGACACCGTCGCCGTCTCGAGCGTCTTCGCCGAGGACGAGGACGTCGATGCCGTGAGCCGCTACCAGCGAGAGCAGATCTTGTCCCGGATCGCCTCCGCGCCCCGTCACTGAGCGTCGTCGCCCTGCGACGACCGACCCCTCCGGAGAAGAACGATGACAACTCAGACCGACCCGACCACGACCACGACCCCGACCCCGACCGACGAGCGGCCGACCCTGCTCCGTGCGGTGCAGGACACCCCCACCAGTCTCTGGAACGACTCGGCCGACCTCACCGAGCTGGCCGCCTCCATCGAGTTCGGGGCGGTGGGCGCGACCTGCAACCCGGTCATCGCCTACACGGTCATCAAGAACGACCTCGACACCTGGGCTCCCCGCCTCCGCGAGATCGCCGACGCCAACCCCACCGCGGGCGAGTCCGAGATCGGCTGGCTCGCCGTCGAGCAGCTGAGCATCGAGGCCGCCGCCCTGCTCGAGGCCGAGTTCGAGGCCTCGGGCGGCCGCAACGGACGCCTGTCGATGCAGACCGACCCTCGCCTGCACCGAGACGCCGCCGCGCTCGTCGAGCAGGCCGTGCACTTCTCGTCGCTGGCGAAGAACATCATCGTGAAGATCCCGGCCACCAAGACCGGCATCGAGGCGATGGAGGAAGCCACCTACCGTGGCGTCAGCATCAACGCGACGGTCTCGTTCACGGTCGCCCAGGCCGTCGCCGTCGGAGCTGCCATCGAGCGCGGCCTCGACCGCCGCACCGCGGAGGGCATCGAGAACCACGAGTTCGGCTCGGTCGTCACCATCATGGGAGGCCGCCTCGACGACTGGCTGAAGGCGGTCGTCAAGCGCGACCACGTCATGATCGACCCCGGCCACCTCGAGTGGGCAGGCGTCGCGGCCCTCAAGAAGGCGCACCACGAGTTCGTCGCCCGCGGCTATCGCTCGCGAGTCCTGTCGGCCGCGTTCAGGAACCACCTGCAGTGGTCCGAGCTCGTCGGCGGAGACCTCGTGGTGTCGCCTCCGTTCCCGTGGCAGGTCGACATCAACGCCGCCGCGCTGCCCGTCGAGAACCGCATCGACGTCCCCGTCGACCCCCGGGTGCTCGAGTCGTTGGCCGCGGGGATCCCCGAGGAGTGGCACCGCGCCTACGACGTCGACGGCATGAGCCTCGACGAGTTCGAGCGCTTCGGCGCGACCGTGCGGACCCTCCGTCAGTTCCTGGAGGCGGACGCCCAGCTCGACGCCCTCGTCCGCGACGTGATCGTGCCCGCGATCTGATCTGCGGCTGGGGGGCGAAGGAGGCGCGGTGTCCGTGGACGGGCACCGCGCCTCCTCGTGTCGGGCCTGGCACCTTGGTTCGATTTTTGTTAGTATGTCCTTACATTTGACCGACGGTAAGGAACCCCACATGCCCCTCGTCCGCATCGACCTGATGACCGGCCGCACCCCCGAGCAGATCACCGCGATCGCCGACGCGATCCACGAGGCGATCGTCGAGGTGTACGGCATCCCGGTCCGAGACCGCTTCCAGGTCGTCAACGAGCTGCCCGCGGGGCGCATCGTCGCCGAGGACGCGGGGCTCGGCTTCGAGCGCACCGGCAGCGTCGTGATGATCCAGATCTTCACCCAGCGCGGCCGCAGCGACGAGACGAAGCAGGCCCTCTACGCGCGCATCGCCGCCGGGCTCGAGGCGGCCGGCGTGGCGGGCGAGGACGTCTTCATCGGCTATGTCGAGAACGGGCCGCAAGACTGGTCGTTCGGCTTCGGCGTCGCCCAGTACATGAACGGCGAGCTGAAGGTCCCCGCCGCGGCCCCCGACCTCGGCTGACCGAGACCCGGCCCCGGACGCTGTCGATGCGGCCTCGGACGCTACTTGTCGACGAGGGTGATCGAGAACGAGTAGAGGTCGGGCCGATAGCAGTGGTGCCCGACCTCGACGGCTCGGCCCGAGGCGTCGTAGGCGGTGCGGGTCATCGTCAGCACGGCGCCCCGGGGCTCGATCTCCAGCAGCTGGGCCTCGTCCCCGTGGGCGGCCCGGGCGCCGATGTTCTGCTTCGCGACCCGCATCGTCACGCCGTGGGAGCGAAGGAGCTGATAGAGGCCACGGGCCGCGAGATCGGCGTCGGAGAACGGCGCGAGGTCGAGGGGCAGGTAGTTCTCGAGGATCGCGACGGGCACGTCGTCTGCCAGGCGGAGTCGGCGGACGTGGCTCACCTGAGCACCTGTCTCGACGCCCAGTGCGGTCGCCGTCTTCTCGTCCGCGGGGGTGATGTCGTGCGTGAGGAGGCGTGTCGTCGGTGACTGACCGGTCTGGGCGAGGTCCTCGAACAAGCTCGTCAGCTCGACGTTGCGCGTGACCGGCCCGTGCACCACCTGCGTCCCGATGCCCCGTCGACGGACGACGAGGCCCTTGTCGACGAGCTCCTGGATGGCCCGGCGGATGGTCGGGCGAGACAGGCCGAGCCTCTCGCCGAGCCCGACCTCGTTCTCGAGCCGCGCACCGGCGGGCAGCTGACCGCTCAGGATCGAGGCCTCGAGGCGAGTGGAGATCTGGTACCAGAGAGGCACCGGGCCGCCTCTGTCCAGGTCAGCGAAGAGGTCGTCGGGAAGAGTCGTGTCTGTCATCTGCTGCACCGCCCCAGGTCATGTCGTGACAACCCTACGGGTCGATCTTCGCCGTGCGGGCGGACTGGCCGGGCGGGCCCGCTTCGGGCGGCCGAGCCGCGCCGCCACGGGGTGACGATCACGGCTGACGACCCGGGCCTCGCGAGTCGCGCAGCCGCCGTGCCAGCTCCTGCCCTGCCTCGACGAGAGCCGGCGGCCCCTCGAGCGTCAGGTCCGCGTCGAACCCGGCGAACCGGGCCGCGAGGGCACGCCACGACCACGAGCCCGTCGTGAGCCTCGTGCGGCCGTCGTCCTGCTGCTCGACGAGCGCGTCGGCGTCGACGTAGGGCACGACCTCGCGAGCGGGGAGGTCGAGCAGTGCCGTGCCGACGCAGGGCCAGGAGGCGTCGGTCGACCCCCGGAACCGCGCCGCGACGAAGGCGACCAGGTCGTCCCCGGGCACGGGGCGCCGGCTGAACGACCGGCGCGTGGCCGACCGCGGGTGCATCCTGTCGACGCGGTAGGTGCGCCAGTCGGCCGCGGCGGGCGCCCATGCCAGGAGGTACCACCGGCCGTTGCTCGTGACGACGGCGTGCGGCTCGACCGAGAGCGGCGGGCGGACCTCAGCCTCTCCCCAGGCGGGCGCGTAGTCGAAGCGCAGCACCTCGTGGGCGGTGGTCGCCTCGATCACCGCGACCAGCACCTCCGGGTCGACGACCACCGACGACGGCGTGCTGAGGACCTCGATCGAGTCCATCCGGTGCCGCAGCCGAGACGGCATCACCTGCCGCACGGTGCCGAGTGCACGAGCCGCCGCCTCGCCGATGGCGGTGCCGGAGGCGGGCGCCACCGCGAGGGCGAGCGCGACGGCCACGGCCTGGTCGTCGTCGAAGAGCAGGGGCGGCAGCTCGGCCCCCGCCGACAAGCGGTAGCCGCCGGCCGGCCCCCGCAGGGTCGCCACCGTGTAGCCCAGCTCGCGCAGGCGCTCGACGTCGCGGCGGACCGTGCGGGGGCTCACGCCGAGCCGCTCTGCCAGGAACGTCGCCGAGCTCTCCTGTCGCGCCTGCAGCAGCGAGAGGAGCGTGAGGATCCGCGAGGAGGGGCTGGTCACGTTCTGATGGTCGCACCGGATGCGGTCACGATCTGACCGCATCGGGGTGGAGAGTCGCCTTCGACGCAGGACTCACCACCGAGGACCGCGCGACGACGAGGAGACAGACATGACCATCTCGACCACCCCGCACCTCAACTTCGACGGCGACGCCCGCCAGGCTCTCGACTTCTGGGCCGCCGCACTCGGCACCGAGGCGACCGCCATGACCTACGGACAGATGGGCGCCTCCGACGACCCGGCGTGGGCGGACCGCATCGTCTGGGGGCAGGTCGAGACTTCGAGCGGAGTCCGGGTCATGGCGTTCGACGTCTGGCCGCACCAGGAGTACGACCAGGGGACGAACTCGTCCTACGTCTACCTCAGCGGCGACGACGCGGCCGAGATCACGGCGGTGTGGGAGGGGCTCGTCGACGGGGCCGAGATCAGGCAGCCGCTGGGCGCCTCCGCGTGGTCGCCGTTGGCGGGGCAGCTCCGCGACCGGTTCGGGGTCGTGTGGGCGCTCGACGTCCGGGCTCCGCAGCTGGGGGCCTGACGGGAGGCGGGCTACTCGCTGACGCTGTCGCTCTCGCCCGCGAGCTCGCCGCCGTCGATCACGAACTCGGCTCCGGTCTGGAAGCTGGACTCGTCGCTGGCCAGGTAGACGACGAGGTTCGACACCTCCTGGGGCTCACCGATGCGGTGCAGGGCGCCGAGCTGGTCGCCGAGCTCGAGGCCGTCGGTCATCGGGGTGCGGATGACGCCGGGGTGCACGGAGTTCGAGCGGACGTTCGCCGAGCCGAGCTCGAGCGCGACCGACTTGGTGAGCCCGCGGAGGGCGAACTTCGAGGCCACGTAGCCGTGCAGCGCCGTGGTGCCCTGCAGCCCTGCGGTGGAGGAGATGTTGACGATGCTCGACGGGGCGGACGCGACCAGCGCCTCCTTCGCCGCGGTGATGCCGATGAAGGCTCCCGTGACGTTGATGCCGAGGATGAGGTTCCACTGGTCGAGCGTGTACGTGCCGAGGCGGCCGAAGTTGACGATGCCGGCGTTGTTCACGAGCACGTTGAGGCCGCCGAACTCGCTGACGGCGGTGGCGACGGCCGCCTCCCAGTCGCCAGGCGAGGTCACGTCGAGGTGCACGTAGCGCGCGGCGTCGCCGAGCTCGTCTGCCAGGGCGCGGCCCTCGTCGTCGAGCAGGTCGCCGATGACGACCTTGCCTCCCTCGGCCACGATCGCACGGGCGTGCGAGGCGCCCATGCCTCGCGCGCCTCCGCTGATGAGGGCGATCTTGCTGGTCAGTCTGTCCATGAGTGGCTCCTTTGCCATCGGGTGTGCGTGGTGCGGGTTCGCGAGCGTCTGTGCTCTGCGTGTCTCGGCAGGTGTCGCGTTGAGCGACGGGTGTTGCCGTGCCACGAGAGTAGCGACCGAACCGTCGCGTTCGCTGAGGATGCCTCGACGGTGTGGCGTACTTCGCCGGCCGGAGGGCATGCTGATGCCGGACGCGACCGATACATGAAGGGCTCCGCGATGGAACTGACGAAGTCTGACGATCCCGAGGAGGTGCACCTGACGCTGTCGCGGGCCGAGTTCGACATGATCTCGGGCTGTGTGATGGCGGCGATCCAGGAGGTGCCCGACTGGGAGTTCTCGAGTCGACTGCCCGGCGACGTGGACGCGGCGCGCGCCGTGCGGAACTCTCTCTGGGGCGTCCACGACCAGCTGCCGCCGCGAGGCGTGGTCTAGCGGCCGATCGCCGCTAGGGTCACTCCATGCACGAGCCCGTCCACGTCGCCGTCCTCGAGGACCAGAAGGTCTGGGGCATGATCCCGCGTGAGCTCGCGGACACCGCGGGGAAGGTCTCGTGGCTGCTGGCTCTGGGGTTCGGCATCGCCGCGATCGTGTCTGGGCAGTGGTGGTTCCTGGCGGGGAGCGCGCTCGCCGTCGTCAACTCGCTCGCGCTGCAGGCACTCGCGTCGTACCTGCGCGAGCTGGCCTACGCGAATGCTGACCTTCTCGACGACCAGCCGGGCGCAGGGGACGTTCCGCGCGAGTGATGCACCCTGTCGCATCGTGTTCCGAGCATCGCGTCTCGCTGTAACTCGAAGTGATGCACGGAACGTGATGCGCCGGGCCTGCGCGCGGGCGCTCGGGCGTGGACGCGGCCCGCGCGGCCGTCACTGCTCGGTCAGGGCCGCCGCGTACGCCTTCACCGAGCGGTGGTACCGCGGCAGGGTCGGCTCGAGCGCCTCGATCGCGACCCTGAGCGCCTCGTCCGCGCGGCCGGCGCTGTGCAGCGCGAACGCGAGGAACACCCTCGGCGCGGCCCCGGTGGCGGGGTGCTCGGGGGCGTCACGCAACATCGCGATCGCCTCGTCGAGCCGGCCGAGGTTGCGAAGGGTGGAGGCGTGCTGCACCACCAGCTGCGCGGCCCGAGCCGGGTCGGCCGTGTCGAGACCCGCTGCGGTCGCCGCCGCGTAGTGGATGTCGGCCGCCGCCTCCTGCCCGCCCGAGTCGTGGGCGCCGCCCAGCTCGAACGAGCCCAGGGCCGGGTGGGGCGCAGCGGCCGCCAGCGCCTCCATCTGCGTGATCCGCTGCTCGTCGTCGATCTCGG from Frigoribacterium sp. PvP032 includes these protein-coding regions:
- the iolD gene encoding 3D-(3,5/4)-trihydroxycyclohexane-1,2-dione acylhydrolase (decyclizing), producing MTTKRLTVGQALVEFLANQWTVDGDVRERTIPGMFGIFGHGNVAGVGQALKQYHVDRPGLMPYLQARNEQAMVHEAVGYARMHRRRATYASTASVGPGAANMLTAAALATTNRLPALLLPSDTFATRVSDPVLQQIEMPHDTSLQVTDAFRPLSRFFDRVDRPEQLFSIALAAMRVLTDPAETGAVTIALPEDVQAEWLDVPEEFLQPREWHIRRPVPERSPLERAVAAIRSAKRPVIVAGGGVLYSGAEQQLDAFARTTGIPVGTTQAGGGSLVWDHPQYLGGIGATGTTAANRIAAEADVVIGIGTRYSDFTTASRTAFQGEGVQFVNVNIASFDAYKHGSQLPVVADAREALDAFGAALAEYTVPDEHSTRVAAEKAAWDDLVDEAFLPSGLALPGQPEIIGAVQAASDPTDVVVQAAGSLPGDLHKLWRVRDPLGYHVEYAFSCMGYEIAGGLGVKRGAPDRDVIVMIGDGSYLMLHTELVTAVAEGIKIIVVLVQNHGYASIGHLSETVGADRFGTLYRKLDPDALDFQGTEVLPVDLAMNARSYGVDVIEVEPTENSVADLTAALATAKASPTSTLIHINSDPLVYAPDGEGWWDVPVAQVSTLEATEEALADYREHRSSQRPLLG
- a CDS encoding sugar phosphate isomerase/epimerase; translation: MTDTVTDPDATPVETSSASNDRGLRIGTAPDSWGVWFPEHPSQIPWPRFLDEVQQAGYRWIELGPYGYLPTDPHQLEDELGKRDLLLSAGTVFTGFHKGDDQWQRAWDQALAVAGLASALGAEHLVVIPDLWRSDATTEVLEARTLTDDQWSALGAGHDKLGKALLEEFGVKQQFHTHADSHVGTYQETERFLAETDSRYTNLCLDTGHFAYYGGDNVRLIEAHPDRIGYLHLKQVDSDLRFTVLKNDVPFGDAVAMGVMVEPPKGVPELAPVLEAVSRIDPDIFAIVEQDMFPVESIDLPLGIATRTREHIFSCSPRARLV
- a CDS encoding Gfo/Idh/MocA family protein: MTSTSQDLRVAVVGAGMMGADHVARITSTISGATVVAVVDPDTARATAAAATAPGAVTAADFEEALATTEIDAVIIATPGFLHEAVLMPALERGLAILCEKPLTTDEAASLRVLEAEQALDRPHIQVGFMRRFDQGYQDLRALVASGDNGALLALHCAHRNATTPPSYSEEMLILDSVIHEIDAVPFIAGEPIVAVEVKKPRRNSLAPDGLRDPQFVLLETASGTLAVVEINVNIQFGYQVTTDAVFESGVASIGRESGLQLTNAGRTGHAVSPTFKERFGAAYDTQVQRWVDAARRGTIDGPSAWDGYLASVVATAGVEAQKTGRRVEVDYAMAKPAFYDLDARVDAVPTEA
- a CDS encoding sugar phosphate isomerase/epimerase family protein — its product is MKIALDPTPLHHSHSLLEIPAKVRELGYDHLQLTPHADFIPFFRHPKADDDLVDAFAAACRDADVQIASVLPVLRWSGPDEESRRAAVKQWKRVLEITARLGVGVVNTEFSGRPELQEESERQFYWSMEELLPIIEREGIQVFIDPHPDDFVEDGLEALRVIRGLNSSHVGLAYVACHTFHYGGNTAEIMAAAGQSLGLVHIADTFDHHRSHGLRYITNPPGNAARVHQHLRIGDGDVDWDGFFGGLGKLGFLDRDDTVAVSSVFAEDEDVDAVSRYQREQILSRIASAPRH
- a CDS encoding transaldolase family protein — encoded protein: MTTQTDPTTTTTPTPTDERPTLLRAVQDTPTSLWNDSADLTELAASIEFGAVGATCNPVIAYTVIKNDLDTWAPRLREIADANPTAGESEIGWLAVEQLSIEAAALLEAEFEASGGRNGRLSMQTDPRLHRDAAALVEQAVHFSSLAKNIIVKIPATKTGIEAMEEATYRGVSINATVSFTVAQAVAVGAAIERGLDRRTAEGIENHEFGSVVTIMGGRLDDWLKAVVKRDHVMIDPGHLEWAGVAALKKAHHEFVARGYRSRVLSAAFRNHLQWSELVGGDLVVSPPFPWQVDINAAALPVENRIDVPVDPRVLESLAAGIPEEWHRAYDVDGMSLDEFERFGATVRTLRQFLEADAQLDALVRDVIVPAI
- a CDS encoding tautomerase family protein; its protein translation is MPLVRIDLMTGRTPEQITAIADAIHEAIVEVYGIPVRDRFQVVNELPAGRIVAEDAGLGFERTGSVVMIQIFTQRGRSDETKQALYARIAAGLEAAGVAGEDVFIGYVENGPQDWSFGFGVAQYMNGELKVPAAAPDLG
- a CDS encoding GntR family transcriptional regulator — translated: MTDTTLPDDLFADLDRGGPVPLWYQISTRLEASILSGQLPAGARLENEVGLGERLGLSRPTIRRAIQELVDKGLVVRRRGIGTQVVHGPVTRNVELTSLFEDLAQTGQSPTTRLLTHDITPADEKTATALGVETGAQVSHVRRLRLADDVPVAILENYLPLDLAPFSDADLAARGLYQLLRSHGVTMRVAKQNIGARAAHGDEAQLLEIEPRGAVLTMTRTAYDASGRAVEVGHHCYRPDLYSFSITLVDK
- a CDS encoding YafY family protein — encoded protein: MTSPSSRILTLLSLLQARQESSATFLAERLGVSPRTVRRDVERLRELGYTVATLRGPAGGYRLSAGAELPPLLFDDDQAVAVALALAVAPASGTAIGEAAARALGTVRQVMPSRLRHRMDSIEVLSTPSSVVVDPEVLVAVIEATTAHEVLRFDYAPAWGEAEVRPPLSVEPHAVVTSNGRWYLLAWAPAAADWRTYRVDRMHPRSATRRSFSRRPVPGDDLVAFVAARFRGSTDASWPCVGTALLDLPAREVVPYVDADALVEQQDDGRTRLTTGSWSWRALAARFAGFDADLTLEGPPALVEAGQELARRLRDSRGPGRQP
- a CDS encoding VOC family protein — its product is MTISTTPHLNFDGDARQALDFWAAALGTEATAMTYGQMGASDDPAWADRIVWGQVETSSGVRVMAFDVWPHQEYDQGTNSSYVYLSGDDAAEITAVWEGLVDGAEIRQPLGASAWSPLAGQLRDRFGVVWALDVRAPQLGA
- a CDS encoding SDR family oxidoreductase translates to MDRLTSKIALISGGARGMGASHARAIVAEGGKVVIGDLLDDEGRALADELGDAARYVHLDVTSPGDWEAAVATAVSEFGGLNVLVNNAGIVNFGRLGTYTLDQWNLILGINVTGAFIGITAAKEALVASAPSSIVNISSTAGLQGTTALHGYVASKFALRGLTKSVALELGSANVRSNSVHPGVIRTPMTDGLELGDQLGALHRIGEPQEVSNLVVYLASDESSFQTGAEFVIDGGELAGESDSVSE
- a CDS encoding tetratricopeptide repeat protein, with amino-acid sequence MSTDDRIRTDDRMSIHDWEVRVAALWADTEIDDEQRITQMEALAAAAPHPALGSFELGGAHDSGGQEAAADIHYAAATAAGLDTADPARAAQLVVQHASTLRNLGRLDEAIAMLRDAPEHPATGAAPRVFLAFALHSAGRADEALRVAIEALEPTLPRYHRSVKAYAAALTEQ